Proteins from a single region of Heterodontus francisci isolate sHetFra1 chromosome 29, sHetFra1.hap1, whole genome shotgun sequence:
- the LOC137345836 gene encoding putative nuclease HARBI1, with protein sequence MQPAGPVQPRNGGGGEGGRVAQVQPPVRRRAYPAGRVYSPRLSFLQLSDHQCRRRLCLSRETVTSLCEILAMGVASNCVGGHPMPVALKVTVVLNFYASGSFQASSADMCGVSQASAHHCIKVVTEANHANHFINFKMDFASQAETARSFSTIAGFPMVQGVIDCMHVAIRAPAGQSGAFISFHSMNVQLVCDHCKGILRVCPCYPASSHNAFILWKSQVPAPFSPPAHLQGWILGDRGYPLKTWLMTPVRIPRNDAEERYNVSQATTRVTIEQTTGLLKMRFRCLNHSGGALQYLPSRVSRIIVVCCALHNLAMERGDSLADDQGQHVSSSDKDGDTDGEEGPQPPDQQGDGAEGQVELSARETREGGDSNTQAFLLNRVSGTPSDTLGVCSADVTGRGDKELQDASGVI encoded by the coding sequence ATGCAACCTGCAGGCCCAGTGCAGCCTCGtaatggaggagggggagaaggtggcAGAGTGGCCCAGGTGCAACCACCTGTCAGGAGACGTGCCTACCCTGCAGGCAGGGTCTACAGCCCGCGTTTGAGCTTCCTGCAACTGTCAGACCACCAGTGCCGAAGAAGACTGtgcctgtcacgggagactgtcacatctctgtgtgagatactgGCAATGGGGGTTGCatccaactgcgtgggtggccatccaatgccagtcgcactGAAGGTAACAGTAGTGCTAaatttctatgcatcaggctcattccaggcttcatcggcagacatgtgcggagtctcccaagcatcagcgcatcactgcataaaggttgttacCGAAGCCAACCATGCCAACCATTTTATCAACTTCAAGATGGACTTTGCCAGTCAAGCCGAGACAGCCAGAagcttcagcaccattgctgggttcccaaTGGTCCAGGGCGTAATAgactgtatgcatgtggccattagagcacctgcaggtcagtcaggggccttcattagtttccactcaatgaatgttcaGCTTGTGTGTGACCATTGTAAGGGAATCTTGCGGGTGTGTCCATGTTACCCTGCAAGCAGCCACAATGCTTTCATTCTGTGGAAATCCCAGGTGCCAGCACCATTCAGCCCTCCTGCACATCTGCAAggctggatacttggcgacaggggttatccgctgaagacatggctgatgacaccggtgAGGATCCCAAGGAATGATGCAGAGGAACGTTACAATGTGAGCCAGGCGACCACCAGAGTGACAATAGAACAGACTACaggtcttctcaaaatgagatttaggtgtctcaatcactcaggtggagccctgcagtacttgccgTCAAGGGTCTCCAGAattattgtcgtctgctgtgccttacataacctggcgatgGAGAGGGGAGATTCCCTGGCGGATGATCAAGGTCAGCATGTGTCTTCCTCAGACAAGGATGGTGATACAGATGGGGAAGAGGGGCCACAGCCACCTGACCAGCAGGGAGATGGAGCTGAAGGTCAGGTggagttgagtgcaagggagaCCCGGGAGGGGGGAGACTCTAATACTCAGGCATTTCTCCTGAACAGAGTCTCaggaacaccctctgacaccctgggagtatgcagtgctgatgtcactggcagaggggacaaggagttGCAGGATGCATCAGGAGTGATATGA